A window from Manis javanica isolate MJ-LG chromosome 10, MJ_LKY, whole genome shotgun sequence encodes these proteins:
- the PMCH gene encoding pro-MCH, translated as MVKMSPSSYILMLTFSLFSQGILLSATKSIRNLEDDMVFNTFRLGKAIQKEDTAQKTVIAPSLEQYKNDESSSMNDDENKNSKNAGSKHNFLNHGLPLNLAIKPYLTLKGFPAENRVQNTEPIQEKREIGDEENSAKFPIGRRDFDMLRCMLGRVYRPCWQI; from the exons ATGGTAAAAATGAGTCCCTCTTCCTACATATTAATGCtaactttttctttgttttctcaagGCATTTTACTTTCAGCAACCAAGTCTATAAGAAATTTAGAAGATGACATGGTATTTAACACATTCAGGCTGGGGAAAGCCATTCAGAAGGAAGATACTGCACAAAAAACAGTCATTGCTCCTTCTCTGGAACAATATAAAAATGATGAGAGCAGTTCCATGAATGATGacgaaaacaaaaattcaaag AACGCAGGCTCCAAACACAATTTCTTAAATCATGGTCTGCCACTGAATCTGGCTATAAAACCTTATCTTACACTAAAAGGATTTCCAGCTGAGAATAGAGTTCAGAATACTGAACCAAtacaagaaaagagagaaattggaGATGAAGAAAACTCAGCTAAATTTCCTATAGGAAGAAGAGATTTTGACA tgCTCAGGTGTATGCTGGGAAGAGTCTACCGACCTTGTTGGCAAATCTGA